The window TCACGATTTCGACGAGGCGGAAGTTGAAGCTCGCCACGCTGGCATCGCGCTGATCGGATGCTACATCGCGGTTCCAGCCGATCTTGAGCAGTTCGGGCAAAATAAACTCGCGCGTATCGTCCCCGCGCGAACGGAATTTCTCGATCGCTGGCAAGTCGATCGGCAGATCGTGGCGGCTGAAGCTGAGCACGCGGGGTGTCTGGCCGCGCATCCCGGTGTCCTGGATGATCGTGCCTTCGGTCAGACGCAGGATGATCGTATCGGGATTGTCGCGCGTGGCAAGGAATGCGCCCTCGCGCGCGCTGATCGAGAGCACCTGCCCCTTCTGGTTGGCGACGCGAGCGAAGATGCCGATCAGGCGGCGCCCGTCATCCTCGCTTTCTTCGATCCTGAGGGCCATGCGGTCGGCCAGCGTGGTAAACTCGCCCACCTTGATCGATGCGCCCAGCGCGCCCGACCGCAGATCGTAATTGAGCTGTTCGTAATAGTAGCGGCTTACCGGCTGGACATAGAACACCAGCGCGATGTTGATCGCGGTCAGTATGAGCGTGATCAGATAGGGCATCCGCAGCAGGCGGTTATACGACAGGCCCACGGCGCGCATCGTGTCGAGTTCGGAAGATGTCGCGAGCTTGCGGAACGCGAGCAGCACGCCGAGCAGCAGTCCGAGCGGAATGGCGAGGCTGGCATATTCGGGGATCAGCGCGCCCAGCATCTTGAACACGACGCCCACCGGCCCGCCTTCGACCGCGACGAAATCGAACAGGCGCAGCATCTTGTCGAGCATCAGCAAGGACGCGGCAAGCGCGAAGACGCCCAGCATCGGCACGATGGTCAGTCGCAGGATGTAGCGATCGATGCTGGGAAAGAAGTTGAGCAAAAGGCTGTTCCGGTCCGTCCGTCGGTATTCGCGCGTGCAGCAAAGCCCTAGCGCCTTCGCGCGCGCGCGTCATGCCCCCAATTGCGTCGCGACCGAACGGGTTCCATCAGGCAGCGCCGCAGCACTACCAGAAGCGGCTTCCCGGAATGCCCTTGAACGGCCCCGCCTCGCGGCTGGTGATCCAGCCGCCGTAAAAGCCGCCGGGTTGGGGTGTAACCTGCTCGCCATCAACCGTCACTTCATCGAACGGCGCAGCGTAAAACGCGATATGTCCGGCAATCCCCGCAAAGGCAGGCGTCGGCGCCGGGTAGGACCAGCCGGCCCCGGCGAAGCGTTCGCCTGCGATCAGCACGTCCCAGTAGACTGCCTGCCCCTTCCATTCGCAGATCGAGCGCGCCGGGTTCGGCGCCAGATGCGCCATCGCGATGTCGGCCTGCGGGATATAATAGGTGGGCGGGTGGGAGGTTTCGAGCGTGCGCCAGGCTTCGCGCGTGTCGGCGAGGATCACGCTCCTGTGCACGATGCGGATATGACGCGCAGTGGGCTCGGCAATCGCGGGGCGGGGATAGTCCCAGACGCTTTCCTGCCCAGCGCGCGGCGGATCGGGCTGGGGGTAGTGCGGCTGCTTCACAGCGCCGCGCCGCTCATGCTTTTTCGAGCGTGCATTGCAGCGGGTGCTGGTTCTGCTTGGCAAAATCCATCACCTGATTGACCTTGGTTTCGGCTACTTCATAGGTGAAGATGCCGCACACGCCGACGCCGCGCTGGTGGACGTGAAGCATAACGCGGGTCGCCTGTTCCAGATCCATGCTGAAAAAGCGTTTGAGCACGAGCACGACGAATTCCATCGGCGTGTAATCGTCGTTGAGCATCAGCACCTTGTACTGGCTCGGCTTTTTGGGCTTGGCGCGGGTCTTGGTGGCGATGCCGACGTGGTTTTGCCCGTCACCGTTCTTGTCGCCATCATCATCCTCGGAGCGGATGGCGGCACGCTGCACGAGCGGCAGCGAGGCCAGATCGGCAAGGGCGGGAAGGGCGCGGATCGACATGAGCCTCCATTATGGGATTCGCGTGCCCGGGTGCAAGCGATAGGTAGGAATTGTTTTGGCGCGCTTCGGGCGGCTTTTGCCAAAATTAAGGCCGGCCAGACGCGAGGGTCTGGCCGGCCAGCGCCTTGCGGCGCGTTCTCATTGACCGGGTTGGGAGAGAGGAGAGAGGCCCGGCCGGAGAAATTCGTTTGCCTTATGCGGCGGTCTTCACCTTTTCGACCGCGACGCTGACGCGGTTCGAAATCGGGGCGAATGCGTCGTTGTAGAGCTTGACCCAGGCTTCGGTGCGCTTCGAGCCGTAGGAAACCATCGCATCGAAGTTGCGGCGGGCGATTTCGCCCTGCAGCTGGAACAGTTCGGTCGGCGACTTGACCGCGGCGACCTTCTTGACGTCCTGCGTGACGGTTTCGATCACGGTCTTGCCGGTTTCGACGTTGTCCTTGAGCAGTTCCTGCGCGCCGGCAAAGAAGATCTTGCCGCTTTCGACGACGGCTTCGACGTTCGCCTTGGTGAACTCGGTCGCTTCGCTGGCGAGCACGGTGCCCTTGGCCGCTGCGGTCTTGGCGCGGGTATGGACGTCCGAGAAGACTTCCTTGGCGGTTTCGGTGATGTTTGCGGTGTTGACGGTGGCCATGATGGTGTCCTTGATCTTGGTAGCGGGGTTGGTCGCGGCGGGCGCTGTCGCCTCGGTCGCGGGCTCGCTGGTTTCAGTCTTGGCGATCTTGACGGGCGCCGGCTTGCGGGCAGGCACAGTCTTGGTCGAGGCCTTCTTGGCGGGCTGAGGAGCGGCAGCATCCGGCGCCGCAACAGCCTCGGCGATCGCATCAAGGTTGATGCTTGTCGCGTCATCGGCCTTCGCAGCCGCGTCACCCTTCGCCTTTTGCGCTGCCGCATCGATCTTGGCGACCTGCGACTTCGTTTCGGCACTTTTTTCAACGTCGGACATTGCGGCCTCGCTTCATGTTGCACTGCACAAAATAGGCTGCGTGCAACCGAAGTCAAGCATTTTTGTGCAGTGCACAAAAACAGGATGAAGTGCGTCTCCGGGCTAGCGCGTCTTCACATAGCGGCCCGGGGCGTCCTCGATCACGGGGTCATCCTTGCCGCCGGGTGTGCGCTTGCCATCCGCGGCTACGCGGGCGTCGGATTGGCGGTGCAGCCATTCGAGCCAGTGCGGCCACCAGCTGCCCGGATGCTCGGTCGCACCGGCGACGAATTCCTTGAGGCTGGGCGCGGCGCTGTCGCCGACCCAATATTGGTATTTGCCCGCAGAAGGCGGGTTGACCACGCCCGCGATATGCCCCGATCCGGCTAGCAGAAACTCCATCGGGCCGCTGAAATGGCGGGTGATCCGCCAGACGCTTTCGGCCGGCGCAATGTGATCCTCGCGCCCGGCCTGCACGAAAGTCGGTGTGCCAACGCGGGTCAGATCGATCGGGGTGCCATCCGCCTTGAGCGCATCGGGCACCACCAGCTTGTTGTCGCGATAGAGATCGCGCAGGTAGGAATCGTGCCATTTGGACGGCAGATTGGTGACGTCGCCGTTCCAGTGGAGCAGGTCGAAGGCGGGGTAATCCTCGCCCAGCAGGTAGTTGTTGACGACGTAATTCCAGATCAGATCGCGCCCGCGCAGCGCATTGAACGCGGCGGCAAGGTAACGCCCGTCGAGATAGCCGTTGGGCGACAGCTTGCCGATCATCTCGAGCTGGCCGTCGTCGATGAAATTCTTGAGATCGCCGCTCTTCTCGAAATCGACCTGCGCGGTGAAGAAGGTTGCGCTTTTGACCTTGTCCGCCTCATTCCGGCGGTGCAGCACCGCCAGCGTCGCTGCGAGCGTCGTTCCGGCAACGCAATAGCCGATGGTGTGGACCGCAGGCACATCGAGCCGCGCGCGGACGTGATCGATCGCATCGATCTGCGCGCGGATGTAATCGTCCCACACGACGTCGGCCATGCTTTCGTCGGCCGATTTCCAGCTGACCACGAACACCGAAATGCCCTGATCGACCGCCCATTTGATGAAGCTTTTCTTCGGCGTCAGGTCGAGGATGTAGAAGCGGTTGATCCACGGCGGGAAGATCACCAGCGGCACCGCGAGCACGTCCGGCGTCGAGGGCGCATACTGGATCAACTGATACAGCGGCGTTTCGTGCACCACCTTGCCAGGGCTGGCGGCAAGGTTGTCACCCAACCGGAAGGCGTTCGGATCGGTATGCGTCAACTGGCCGCGTTTGAGATCGTTGATCAGGTGCTGCATCCCGCGCACCAGATTGGCGCCCTTGGTGTCCATCGTGCGTTTGAGCACCACCGGATTGAGCGCGATGAAATTGTCCGGGCTCATCGCCTCGGCCAGTGCGGTCATGGCAAATTCAAGCTGCTGGCGCTTGGCGCGGTCGATCCCGTCCATGCTCCTTACCATCTGCCGCATATGCTCGGTCAGCATCAGATAGGTCTGGTGCAGCAGCACGAAGGCGGGATGCTCCCGCCACGCAGGATCGGCAAACCGCCGGTCGGAACGCGGCAGGCTCGCAGCCTCGGGCGGTGCGCCCGCGCCCGCCGTGCCGCTGAAACTCTGCATCATCCCGGCCCACAGCTGCATCTGGTCCTGCGCGAGCTTGGCCGAGGTTTCGAACATCGCTTTGGGCCATTGCCCCAGCATCGCCTGCGACATCACCAGCCACTGCGCAGGGTCGGGCACCATCGCGCCGGTCGCCCCCTTGGCAGCCTTGGCGGCGGCCGCTTCGGTCTGGTGCGCGGCGTAATCTAGCCAGAGCGCCTGCAACGACGATGCGCTTGCCGCCCATTCAGCCATGTCTGCGGGTCCGGCAAAAGGCGCGGGCGCGGCATCGGGCGATGCGGCCCCCATCATTTGCCGGATCGCCGCGTTCTGCATGTCGAAGAACCCTTTGAGGCTCTCGCCCGCCGCCTCCAGCGGGTCGTTGTCGTGTGCCATAGCCGCCAGATTCGTCCCTTTATCGCCGCGTGGGGCGTGATAGTGCCGTCAATCGGCTTGTGCTGCAACTCACCGAAACCCGCTTCCCAGTCAGCGCAATATTCGCCAAGGGAAGTGTCGCGCAAACGCATCAACCGCCCGCAAGACAAGGGTATGACATACCATGAATGACCAGTTCTATCGCATGAAGCGGATGCCCCCGTATGTGATCGCGGAGGTCAATGCCATGCGTCATGCAGCGCGGCTTGAAGGGCGCGATATCATCGATCTGGGTATGGGCAACCCCGACCAGCCGCCGCCGAGCCATGTCATCGACAAGCTGTGCGAAGTGGCGGCGAAGCCCGATGCGCACGGCTATTCGCAGTCCAAGGGCATTCCGGGCCTGCGCCGCGCCAAGGCGGGCTATTACGCGCGCCGGTTCGGGGTCGAACTTGATCCCGATACCGAAGTGGTGGTGACGATGGGATCGAAGGAAGGGCTGTCGAGCCTCGCGACTGCGATCATCGCGCCGGGCGATGTGGTGCTGGCTCCCAATCCCAGCTACCCGATCCATACCTTCGGCTTCATCATTGCCGGCGCAACGATCCGGTCGGTGCCGACCACGCCGGACGAGCATTACTGGGAATCGCTCGAGCGGGCGATGAACTACACCGTTCCGCGCCCCAGCGTGCTCGTGGTCAGCTATCCGTCCAACCCCACCGCGGAAACCGTCGACCTGCCGTTCTACGAGCGGCTGGTGGCTTGGGCGAAGGAAAATCAGGTCTGGATCGTCAGCGATCTGGCCTATTCCGAACTCTATTTCGACGGCAAGCCGACGCGTTCGATCATGGAGGTGCCGGGTGCCAAGGATGTCGCCATCGAGTTCACCTCGATGTCCAAGACCTATTCGATGGCCGGCTGGCGGATGGGGTTTGCGGTCGGCAATCCCAAGCTGATCGCGGCGTTGACGCGCGTGAAGTCCTATCTCGATTACGGTGCCTTCACGCCGATTCAGGCAGCGGCCTGCGCCGCGCTGAACGGGCCGCAGGACATTATCGAAAGCAACCGTCAGCTTTACCACAAGCGCCGCGACGTGATGGTCGAGGCGTTTGGCCGGGCTGGCTGGGACATTCCGCCGCCGCCCGCCTCGATGTTCGCCTGGGCTCCCCTGCCGCCGGCGCTGAAATCGATGGGCAGCCTCGAATTTTCCAAGCAGCTGCTCACCCAGGCGCAGGTCGCGGTTGCTCCGGGCGTGGGTTACGGCGAAAACGGCGAAGGCTTTGTCCGCATCGCGATGGTGGAAAACGAACAGCGGCTGCGACAGGCGGCTCGCAACATCAAGCGCTATTTGCAATCGGTGGGAGTTAACAGTTCGGCCGCTTAGGGGTTCACCCCTAGGTGTCCTTGCATCGGAGGCTTTAACAAGGGTTATTGCCCGTAATTGCCTTTGTTTGCAAACGCGTGGCATAAGCGACCAATGGAGATTGCAATGGGTTCCGGCGCCGAGCGGCGGATAACCGACAGGCAACGCGCCGTGATGGAGCGGATCGACCGCCGCGTCCCGATCAAGGTGATTGCGGCGGAGCTCGGCGTGTCCGAAACCCGCATCAATCAGCACATCCGCGCGCTCAAGGATGTGTACGCCGCAGCCAGTCTTGGCGAGCTGGTCGAGAATTACCGCGCCACGATCATCGCTGATCCTTCGGAAGGTAACCCTTCAGATGACCTCGGGGCTTTTGCGGATACAGCCTTGCTGCAGCCCTACAGCGAATCTGCATACACAAATTCGCAGCTTAATCCCGCGCCGCATCTGGCCGAATTGGGGCCCCGGAACGATCCGGGCCAACTGGTTCTCGGCGATGCGATGCCCCTTTTCGAACAGGCACCGTGGCTGAGACCGGGAGAGCCCAGGGTGGTTCCCGGAGTGCTCGACGGTGAGCATGCCGTTCTGATGCGACTGGGCGCGATTGTGGGGATCGCCGCAGGTATTCTGGCTTCGGTGATCCTCGTGTTTACCGCCGCCTCTACCCTCAGTGAAGCAACGGAAGGCAAGGCTTATCTCTCCGTTCAGTCAAAGGGGGCGACCGGTTGAGCGCCGGTTGCGCTGGAGATGCGCGATGGAAAACCGAATTGTTGCCGATGCACGCAATCTGAAGAAACTGATCCGCGAAGCCGAAGGCCTTGCAGACGAAGCGATCATCGCAATGGCGCGGCTGAAGCAGGCGATGCTGTCGGCCCGGCAGAACCCGATGATCGAAGTCAACACGGGGCAGCGGGCCTTGCTGCGCCTCACCGAAGCCGAAAGCCAGGCGCTGGCGATGTCGACCAACCTTTTGCGGGTGCATGACGAACTGAGCAAGGTTGCACTTGTCCATGCCGCTGGCGACATGGGCGACCCCACCAAACTTCCGCCCAGCGATCTTAACGCACTGCCGGCAAATCTGCTGCGACAGACGGAACGGCTTCCTGCCTGATCACATGGAAGACCTGATAAATTTCCTCAATGCCTACCGGGTCCCTGCCCAGCATCTGATCGCCGTCCTGCTTGCAGGCGCGATCTGGCGCTGGGGCAGGGGGCCGGAGAAATGGTTGATCGGCGTATTTCTGGCCACGATGGTGGTGCCGGTCTATGCCATTCGCTGGCTGTTGCCCGACCGTTCCGGAGCGGCTCCATTCATGATGGCGCATCTGGTGCTGGACGTGATTGCCTTTGTGCTGTTCCTTGCCATCGCGCTCAGGGCCAACCGCAATTACCCGCTGTGGGTTGCAGGTTTCCAACTGGTCGCGCTGGGAACGCAGCTGATGACGATCGTCTGGGACGGGGCCTCGCCGCTTGCCCTGGTGATCCTGATCACCGGTCCGTCCTATTGCCAGCTGCTCCTGCTGAACGCAGGGTTCGTGCGCCATGCTTTTCGCGAACGCCGTTACGGGCGATATCGCGAATGGCGCATGACGGCGCCTGTCTCAGGCGGATATGCCTTATGACAAAAGCAGCCGCTGATCGCGGTTTCGCCGCAGGCCATGCGCCATGCTGACGCAGGCCCGGTTGCAGCCCACCTTCCCTGTTTCCGCGCCCGCTTTACCAGCTGCACGGTCCGAACCGCCGCGCCTGTTTGGCGGGGGCGCGCAGGCAAGCGAACAGCGGGCCGGTGCGATGATCGCCTATCTGCGCGATATCGTGCTTGCCCCGCCGACCCGTTTCGAACGCGGTCATGCAATCTTTCTGAACCGTGAAAGCGGCTTTCTGGGAGAGGCCGCGTGCGGGATCGGCACGATGACCACTCTCGCAATCCGCATGCGCACGCTGCTGGGCGAGGCGTTGCGCCGCGATGCGGCCGGCATCATTCTGGCGCATAGCCACCCGTCGGGCCATTGCCGTCCGAGCGATTGCGATATCGCCGCCACCCGGCGCTTGCACGAAATCGCGCAGGCACTCGAGATCCGGCTGGTGGATCACCTGATCTTCACCGACGATGCGGTCTATTCGATGCGTGCGGGCGGCCTGTTGTGAGCGCGCTGTCGCCATCCCACCATTTCGCCGCCAACCTTGCCCCGGGCGCACGGTTCCGCACGGCGGGCGACCTGACGCTCGATCTCGTCCACTGCGACGCGCGGGTCGATGATTGCTGGCTTGGGCTGGAACGGGAGGCGTTCGCGATGCTGTGGCAACTTGCCGCCGTGCCGGGGGAGCGCCTGACGCCGGATGAACTGTCGGCCGAGACGAGGCAAAACGGGGACGACCGCGAACCGGACAGCGCGGTGCGCGGTCTTGCCGGGTTGAAGGCACGACTGGCCACAGTGGGAATGGCCTATCTGATCTGCACCGACGGAGAACGGCGAGTGTTCCTCGATGCGCAGTCCTCTGCCGGCGTGGCGCGGGCCTGGATGCGGGGCTAGCGTCACTCTGGACAGCGCGCAGGCGTTCCGCCAATCTTGGCGGCAAGCACAGATCACGAAGGATTGCCGCACCATGTCCGCTACCGCCACAGCCGCCGCCACCACGCTTGCCAATGACCGGATCGTGATCGAGCTCGGCGACGACGGGGTCGCGGATGTCCGTTTCGTGCGCGGCGACAAGATGAACGCGCTCGACCATGACATGTTCGAACGCTTGATCGAGGCGGGCCATGCGCTCCAGCGGATGAAGGGCCTGCGCGCGGTAGTGCTCTCGGGCGAAGGGCGCGCATTCTGCGCCGGGCTCGACCTGTCCAATTTCTCGCGCAAGCCCGCCGAGGACGAACCCCCCTTGACCGAACGCACCTATGGCAATGCCAACCGCCCGCAGCAGGTGGCGATGCAATGGCGCAAGTTGCCCGTGCCGGTGATTGCGGCGATCCACGGCGTGTGTTTCGGCGGCGGGCTGCAGATTGCCAGCGGCGCGGATATCCGCATTGTCCATCCCGAAACGCGGATGGCGATCATGGAGATGAAGTGGGGGCTGGTTCCCGACATGGGCGGTTATGCCCTGTGGCGCGGGCTGGTGCGCGACGATGTGTTGCGCGAACTGATCTACACCAACCGCGAATTTTCCGGACAAGAGGCACAGGCGCTGGGGCTTGCCACCTATCTCGATGCCGATCCGCGCGAACGGGCCTTTGCCATTGCGCGGCAGATCGCGCTCAAGAACCCGCACGCGATCCGCGCCGCCAAGCGGCTTCAGGCCGCGATGTGGGAGCGCCCCGCCGATGAAATCCTGATGGAGGAAAGCATCGAACAGCATGCAATCATGCGCAGCCGCAACCAGGTCGAAGCGGTGATGGCCGAAATGGAGCGGCGCAAACCGCAATTCGACGACGTCTGACGCGCATAACCGCCCGCGCGTTACGTCTTGCGCAGGTCCGACAATATGCCGCAGCGCCGTTCGACGTGGGCGGTTGCAAGCAGTTCGGCGATCGGCGCATCGCAGCGCCGCCGCCAGTTGGGGTGGGTATCGATCGTGCCGGGCAGATTGGGCTGTTCCTCCAGCCCCAGCATATCCTCGAGCGAAACCAGCGCGATCGCCGAAGGCGCGCGGGCGATGTGCGCGATTGCGGCATCGACCACGGGTTCGGGATTGTCTGGCGCAGGCCGTTCGGGATCGTGCGACAGCGTCGACCACAACAGCCCGCGGTCCCAGTCGCGGACGCTGTCGGCCTCGTCGCGGGTCATGCCTTCGGGCAGCCGGGCGAGGTAATCCGCCCAGTACAGATCGCGCCCGCGCCACCACCCGGCGACGGTGACGGTGTCATGCGTTCCGGTCATGGCCGCGCTCAGCGGTTCGTAATCGCCCGCGCCGATAAAGCCCTGATCGGCGGCGCGTTCGAACCACAGCACGCGCATGCCGAGCATCCGCCGGTCGGTCACCGCTTCGGTAAAGCCATAAGGCGCGGTGCCCAGATCCTCGGCGATCATCACTGCGCCCGCGCGGTGCGCTTCGAGGGTTGCAAGCCGGATCAGGTCCTCGAACGGATAGGTCAGGTACGCCCCGTCCTGTGTCTCTGCGCCTTCGGGGATCACCCATAGCCGGGCGAGGCCGAAGGCGTGATCGATCCTCAGGCCGCCACCCGCTGCCAGCCCGGCGCGGATCATCGCGATCCACGGCGCATAACCGCTCGCGGCCAACCCCTGCGGCGAAAATCCGGTAATACCCCAGTTCTGCCCCAGCGGGCCCAGCGGATCGGGCGGGGCGCCGATCATCAATCCATCGAGCATCGCGTGGCGCAGCGACCAGGCATCGCTGCCCGAAGGATCGACCCCGACCGCCAGATCGCCGATCAGCCCGATTTGCATCCCCGCGCCCTTGGCAGAAGATTGGGCGGCCTCCAGCCCGGTGCGCGCGACGTTCTGCACGAACAGGTGGAAGACGATTTCGTCGGCGTTCTGCGCGGCAAAGCGCGCCGCATCCTCGCTTTCGGGGTCCCGGAATTCGGACGGCCAGCCGCGCCAGCCATGCGCGCCTGTGGCAGCACGGAAATGGCAATCGAGCGCGTCGAACAAGGCATGGCGGCGCAGCATTTCATCATCGGCCACGACCATCGCTGCGCGGCGGGCAGGGTCGAGCGCGTCGAATATCGCGCGCAGTTGTGCCTGGCGGCGCGGCAAAGCGTCGCCCCAATCGATCAGCGGGCCTCCGGGTTCAGTTGGCAGCGGCGCAAGCCCCGCCAGCGCAGGATCGGCCAGCGCGCCGTTCAGGAACAGGCGGCTCGACGGCGAATAGGGGCTGTGATGCCTGCCATGCCCGGGAAACAGGGCGTGGACCGGATTGATCGCCAATGCATCGGCCCCCGCAGCGCCGAAGGCGCGGGCGGCTTCGGCAAGTTCGCCGAAGGTGCCGTAGGGCGAGGGGCGTTCGCCGCGCAGCGCCGGGATCTGCACCCCCACGCCCCACGGGCGCCGGCGGCTTTGGTCGGGCAGCGGGCAATTGTGCGGCGCTGCGGCCAGACGCGTGACATTGTCGTCGAGCACAAGGTCGTAATAGCCCGGGACATCGGGCGCGGTAATGCGAGTGCCGCTGAGTTGCAGCGCGCGGGTCACGCCATCCTCTCCGGTCACCTCGGCGCGCGCCGGGGCGAAGGGCAATTCGATCACCGTCCCGCAATCGGCAACCAGCATCGCGGGAAGGGCACGCCGGGCATCGTCGATCGCCACGCGGCTGCGCGCGATCTGGCGCTCGTCGGAGGCCTCATGGCCCAGCGCGTGAAGCGCAGCCGCCAAGGCCTCATCGCTCACCTGCTGGTGACGGCCTTCGACATCGATCCAGTCGCGCTGCAACCCTGCGGCCTGCGCCAGCGCGTGCAATTGCTCCATCGCCGCCTCCTTGTCACCGATGCGCATCGGGCGCTTCGCCGCGTCTGGCAAGCACCGCCGGCGCTCCGGGAGCAAAATAGTCGCATGAATACGATTGTGGCGGCACTTCTGCGATTGCTGCAATGCGGCGCACCTGATTAGGATGCAAACCATTGCCGGTGGGGCGAGGCATGCTGGCGGAGAACGCCGCCCGGCATGATGCCGCTTCCGGATCATCAAGGAGTGCGGCGCGCGTGACCAACAGCCCCCAAGGCAAGGTGCAGGAATTCGAGACGCGGATTCTGGACGCGCTGCACCACCGCGTCGGCAAGAACGAACGCGCGGCCAAACCGCACGACTGGTACAACGCCGCCGTGCTCGCGCTGCGTGACGATATCATCGACAAGTGGTTCGCAT is drawn from Erythrobacter neustonensis and contains these coding sequences:
- a CDS encoding JAB domain-containing protein is translated as MLTQARLQPTFPVSAPALPAARSEPPRLFGGGAQASEQRAGAMIAYLRDIVLAPPTRFERGHAIFLNRESGFLGEAACGIGTMTTLAIRMRTLLGEALRRDAAGIILAHSHPSGHCRPSDCDIAATRRLHEIAQALEIRLVDHLIFTDDAVYSMRAGGLL
- a CDS encoding PHA/PHB synthase family protein; this translates as MAHDNDPLEAAGESLKGFFDMQNAAIRQMMGAASPDAAPAPFAGPADMAEWAASASSLQALWLDYAAHQTEAAAAKAAKGATGAMVPDPAQWLVMSQAMLGQWPKAMFETSAKLAQDQMQLWAGMMQSFSGTAGAGAPPEAASLPRSDRRFADPAWREHPAFVLLHQTYLMLTEHMRQMVRSMDGIDRAKRQQLEFAMTALAEAMSPDNFIALNPVVLKRTMDTKGANLVRGMQHLINDLKRGQLTHTDPNAFRLGDNLAASPGKVVHETPLYQLIQYAPSTPDVLAVPLVIFPPWINRFYILDLTPKKSFIKWAVDQGISVFVVSWKSADESMADVVWDDYIRAQIDAIDHVRARLDVPAVHTIGYCVAGTTLAATLAVLHRRNEADKVKSATFFTAQVDFEKSGDLKNFIDDGQLEMIGKLSPNGYLDGRYLAAAFNALRGRDLIWNYVVNNYLLGEDYPAFDLLHWNGDVTNLPSKWHDSYLRDLYRDNKLVVPDALKADGTPIDLTRVGTPTFVQAGREDHIAPAESVWRITRHFSGPMEFLLAGSGHIAGVVNPPSAGKYQYWVGDSAAPSLKEFVAGATEHPGSWWPHWLEWLHRQSDARVAADGKRTPGGKDDPVIEDAPGRYVKTR
- a CDS encoding response regulator transcription factor — encoded protein: MSALSPSHHFAANLAPGARFRTAGDLTLDLVHCDARVDDCWLGLEREAFAMLWQLAAVPGERLTPDELSAETRQNGDDREPDSAVRGLAGLKARLATVGMAYLICTDGERRVFLDAQSSAGVARAWMRG
- a CDS encoding LL-diaminopimelate aminotransferase, with the protein product MNDQFYRMKRMPPYVIAEVNAMRHAARLEGRDIIDLGMGNPDQPPPSHVIDKLCEVAAKPDAHGYSQSKGIPGLRRAKAGYYARRFGVELDPDTEVVVTMGSKEGLSSLATAIIAPGDVVLAPNPSYPIHTFGFIIAGATIRSVPTTPDEHYWESLERAMNYTVPRPSVLVVSYPSNPTAETVDLPFYERLVAWAKENQVWIVSDLAYSELYFDGKPTRSIMEVPGAKDVAIEFTSMSKTYSMAGWRMGFAVGNPKLIAALTRVKSYLDYGAFTPIQAAACAALNGPQDIIESNRQLYHKRRDVMVEAFGRAGWDIPPPPASMFAWAPLPPALKSMGSLEFSKQLLTQAQVAVAPGVGYGENGEGFVRIAMVENEQRLRQAARNIKRYLQSVGVNSSAA
- a CDS encoding DUF427 domain-containing protein — translated: MKQPHYPQPDPPRAGQESVWDYPRPAIAEPTARHIRIVHRSVILADTREAWRTLETSHPPTYYIPQADIAMAHLAPNPARSICEWKGQAVYWDVLIAGERFAGAGWSYPAPTPAFAGIAGHIAFYAAPFDEVTVDGEQVTPQPGGFYGGWITSREAGPFKGIPGSRFW
- the clpS gene encoding ATP-dependent Clp protease adapter ClpS, which gives rise to MSIRALPALADLASLPLVQRAAIRSEDDDGDKNGDGQNHVGIATKTRAKPKKPSQYKVLMLNDDYTPMEFVVLVLKRFFSMDLEQATRVMLHVHQRGVGVCGIFTYEVAETKVNQVMDFAKQNQHPLQCTLEKA
- a CDS encoding LptF/LptG family permease, with the translated sequence MLNFFPSIDRYILRLTIVPMLGVFALAASLLMLDKMLRLFDFVAVEGGPVGVVFKMLGALIPEYASLAIPLGLLLGVLLAFRKLATSSELDTMRAVGLSYNRLLRMPYLITLILTAINIALVFYVQPVSRYYYEQLNYDLRSGALGASIKVGEFTTLADRMALRIEESEDDGRRLIGIFARVANQKGQVLSISAREGAFLATRDNPDTIILRLTEGTIIQDTGMRGQTPRVLSFSRHDLPIDLPAIEKFRSRGDDTREFILPELLKIGWNRDVASDQRDASVASFNFRLVEIVMMLLMPLLAVALAIPPKRSTSALGVFVSIVMVVAYHKINQYGEDVASIGLLDPVLAFWVPFVLFAGLILWMYYRVAYVPGGQAIGALEMAFAKAGKRIGKLFRRRRPKGYPADPDDTEAQQA
- a CDS encoding crotonase/enoyl-CoA hydratase family protein, which encodes MSATATAAATTLANDRIVIELGDDGVADVRFVRGDKMNALDHDMFERLIEAGHALQRMKGLRAVVLSGEGRAFCAGLDLSNFSRKPAEDEPPLTERTYGNANRPQQVAMQWRKLPVPVIAAIHGVCFGGGLQIASGADIRIVHPETRMAIMEMKWGLVPDMGGYALWRGLVRDDVLRELIYTNREFSGQEAQALGLATYLDADPRERAFAIARQIALKNPHAIRAAKRLQAAMWERPADEILMEESIEQHAIMRSRNQVEAVMAEMERRKPQFDDV
- a CDS encoding phasin family protein, giving the protein MSDVEKSAETKSQVAKIDAAAQKAKGDAAAKADDATSINLDAIAEAVAAPDAAAPQPAKKASTKTVPARKPAPVKIAKTETSEPATEATAPAATNPATKIKDTIMATVNTANITETAKEVFSDVHTRAKTAAAKGTVLASEATEFTKANVEAVVESGKIFFAGAQELLKDNVETGKTVIETVTQDVKKVAAVKSPTELFQLQGEIARRNFDAMVSYGSKRTEAWVKLYNDAFAPISNRVSVAVEKVKTAA
- the malQ gene encoding 4-alpha-glucanotransferase; translation: MRIGDKEAAMEQLHALAQAAGLQRDWIDVEGRHQQVSDEALAAALHALGHEASDERQIARSRVAIDDARRALPAMLVADCGTVIELPFAPARAEVTGEDGVTRALQLSGTRITAPDVPGYYDLVLDDNVTRLAAAPHNCPLPDQSRRRPWGVGVQIPALRGERPSPYGTFGELAEAARAFGAAGADALAINPVHALFPGHGRHHSPYSPSSRLFLNGALADPALAGLAPLPTEPGGPLIDWGDALPRRQAQLRAIFDALDPARRAAMVVADDEMLRRHALFDALDCHFRAATGAHGWRGWPSEFRDPESEDAARFAAQNADEIVFHLFVQNVARTGLEAAQSSAKGAGMQIGLIGDLAVGVDPSGSDAWSLRHAMLDGLMIGAPPDPLGPLGQNWGITGFSPQGLAASGYAPWIAMIRAGLAAGGGLRIDHAFGLARLWVIPEGAETQDGAYLTYPFEDLIRLATLEAHRAGAVMIAEDLGTAPYGFTEAVTDRRMLGMRVLWFERAADQGFIGAGDYEPLSAAMTGTHDTVTVAGWWRGRDLYWADYLARLPEGMTRDEADSVRDWDRGLLWSTLSHDPERPAPDNPEPVVDAAIAHIARAPSAIALVSLEDMLGLEEQPNLPGTIDTHPNWRRRCDAPIAELLATAHVERRCGILSDLRKT